A genomic segment from Oncorhynchus keta strain PuntledgeMale-10-30-2019 chromosome 9, Oket_V2, whole genome shotgun sequence encodes:
- the fstb gene encoding follistatin b, with translation MFRMLQTPQLRQGVIALFMWFTHFMEDHKVQAGNCWLQQGKNGRCQVLYMSGMTREDCCRSGRLGTAWTEEDVPNSTLFRWMIFNGGAPNCIPCKETCDSVDCGPGKRCKMNKRNKPRCVCAPDCSNVTGQGSVCGSDGKSYRDECTMLRARCRNHPNLEVQYHGRCRKTCHGVRCPGSASCVVDQTNNAYCVTCNHQCPEVTSPDQYLCGNDGVVYASSCHLRRATCILGRSIGVAYEGKCIGARSCEDIVCRGAKRCLWDEASGRGRCSVCDEACPDSRHAESVCASDNNTYPSECSMRQAACAQQRLLEVKHSGSCNCLNQV, from the exons ATGTTTAGGATGCTACAAACACCGCAGCTCCGCCAAGGCGTCATTGCGCTTTTCATGTGGTTCACTCACTTTATGGAGGACCACAAAGTCCAGG CCGGTAACTGCTGGTTGCAGCAGGGTAAGAACGGCCGGTGCCAGGTGCTCTACATGTCCGGGATGACCCGGGAGGACTGCTGCCGGAGTGGCCGCCTGGGCACGGCCTGGACCGAGGAAGACGTGCCCAACAGCACGCTGTTCCGGTGGATGATCTTCAATGGAGGCGCGCCTAATTGCATACCTTGTAAAG AAACATGCGACAGCGTCGACTGTGGTCCTGGGAAGAGATGCAAGATGAACAAGAGGAACAAgcctaggtgtgtgtgtgctccgGACTGCTCCAACGTCACAGGGCAGGGGTCCGTCTGTGGGTCCGATGGAAAGTCCTACAGGGACGAGTGCACCATGCTCAGGGCCCGGTGCAGAAACCATCCCAACCTGGAGGTCCAGTACCACGGGCGCTGCCGCA AGACATGTCATGGAGTCCGCTGTCCCGGTAGCGCGTCGTGTGTCGTGGACCAAACGAATAACGCCTACTGTGTGACATGTAATCACCAGTGTCCAGAGGTGACGTCACCAGACCAGTACCTGTGTGGGAACGATGGTGTTGTTTACGCCAGCTCCTGCCACCTGAGGAGAGCCACGTGCATCTTGGGAAGGTCCATTGGTGTGGCCTACGAAGGGAAATGCATTG GCGCCAGGTCATGCGAGGACATTGTGTGTCGGGGAGCAAAGCGTTGTCTGTGGGATGAAGCGAGTGGCCGCGGACGCTGCTCCGTGTGCGATGAAGCGTGTCCAGATAGTCGGCATGCCGAGAGTGTGTGCGCCAGTGACAACAACACCTACCCCAGCGAGTGTTCCATGAGGCAGGCCGCCTGTGCTCAGCAGCGCCTCCTGGAGGTCAAACACTCAGGATCCTGCAACT GTTTAAACCAGGTTTAA